One window of the Ideonella sp. WA131b genome contains the following:
- a CDS encoding inositol monophosphatase: MTQSLHPMLNIAVKAARTAGSIINRAALDLEVLKVGSKGPNDFVSEVDRNAEAAIIETLLEAYPGHGILAEESGREHGARDSEYVWIIDPLDGTTNFLHGFPVYAVSIALAVRGQVQQAVVYDPTRNDLFIASKGRGAFLNDRRLRVSKRTRLSDALVGTGFPFRRGDNFKRYVKMFEEVMQSCAGLRRPGAAALDLCYVAAGCYDGFFEMGLNPWDMAAGSLMITEAGGLIGNFTGESDYLHQREVVAGNPKVFGQLVSILAPYTRVIKDEPAVPGRRPAPPNADAVLQSEAVAPTSKTPVRVRRAAPAGDDAPM; the protein is encoded by the coding sequence ATGACGCAGTCACTGCACCCCATGCTCAACATCGCCGTCAAGGCGGCTCGCACCGCGGGTTCCATCATCAACCGCGCCGCGCTTGACCTGGAAGTGCTCAAGGTCGGCAGCAAGGGGCCCAACGACTTCGTCTCGGAGGTCGACCGCAACGCCGAGGCCGCCATCATCGAGACGCTGCTGGAGGCCTATCCGGGCCACGGCATCCTGGCCGAGGAGAGCGGCCGCGAGCACGGCGCGCGCGACAGCGAGTACGTCTGGATCATCGACCCGCTGGATGGCACGACCAACTTCCTGCACGGCTTCCCGGTCTATGCGGTCAGCATCGCGCTGGCCGTGCGCGGCCAGGTGCAGCAGGCGGTGGTGTACGACCCGACGCGAAATGATCTCTTCATCGCCAGCAAGGGCCGCGGCGCCTTCCTCAACGATCGGCGTCTGCGGGTGAGCAAGCGCACCCGCCTCTCGGACGCCCTCGTGGGCACGGGCTTCCCCTTCCGCCGTGGCGACAATTTCAAACGTTATGTGAAGATGTTCGAGGAGGTGATGCAGTCCTGCGCCGGGCTGCGCCGCCCGGGGGCTGCGGCACTGGACCTCTGCTATGTGGCCGCCGGCTGCTACGACGGCTTCTTCGAGATGGGACTGAACCCCTGGGACATGGCCGCGGGATCGCTGATGATCACGGAGGCTGGCGGCCTGATCGGCAACTTCACCGGCGAGAGCGACTACCTGCACCAACGCGAGGTGGTGGCCGGCAACCCCAAAGTCTTCGGTCAACTCGTCAGCATCCTGGCGCCTTACACGCGCGTGATCAAGGACGAGCCCGCCGTGCCGGGACGCAGACCTGCGCCCCCCAATGCCGATGCCGTGCTGCAGTCTGAGGCGGTGGCGCCCACCAGCAAGACCCCGGTGCGCGTCCGCCGTGCCGCGCCTGCCGGCGACGACGCCCCGATGTGA
- the cysE gene encoding serine O-acetyltransferase codes for MFERLREDIACILERDPAARSSWEVLSCYPGLHALVMHRWAHALWRRGLRWPARFVSHISRWLTGIEIHPGATMGRRVFIDHGMGLVIGETAEVGDECTLYHGVTLGGTSLDKGAKRHPTLGRGVIVSAGAKVLGGFTVGDGARVGSNAVLLQPVPAGATAVGIPARIVARPADAERDAERQSLAVKRGFSAYGLTQGDDPLAQALKGLIDSAGSQEQQIALLWQAIEKLSSRSRELPVADCVPQEARTEAAFDAERLNQLVK; via the coding sequence ATGTTCGAACGCCTTCGCGAAGACATCGCCTGCATCCTCGAACGCGACCCCGCCGCGCGTTCGAGCTGGGAGGTGCTGAGCTGCTATCCAGGGCTGCATGCGCTGGTGATGCACCGCTGGGCGCACGCCTTGTGGCGGCGTGGCCTGCGCTGGCCGGCGCGCTTCGTGTCGCACATCTCGCGCTGGCTCACCGGCATCGAGATCCACCCCGGCGCAACCATGGGCCGCCGCGTCTTCATCGACCACGGCATGGGCTTGGTCATCGGCGAGACCGCCGAGGTCGGCGACGAGTGCACGCTGTATCACGGCGTCACGCTGGGAGGCACGTCGCTCGACAAGGGTGCCAAGCGGCACCCGACGCTGGGTCGCGGTGTCATCGTCAGCGCCGGTGCCAAGGTGCTGGGTGGCTTCACGGTCGGCGACGGCGCGCGCGTCGGTTCCAACGCGGTGCTTTTGCAGCCGGTGCCGGCAGGCGCCACGGCGGTGGGCATCCCGGCGCGCATCGTCGCCCGCCCTGCCGACGCCGAACGCGATGCCGAACGCCAGAGCCTGGCTGTCAAGAGGGGCTTTTCCGCTTACGGGCTGACCCAGGGCGACGATCCGCTGGCGCAAGCCTTGAAGGGCCTGATCGACAGCGCCGGCAGCCAGGAGCAACAGATCGCGCTGCTGTGGCAGGCCATCGAGAAGCTCTCTTCGCGCTCGCGCGAGCTGCCCGTGGCCGACTGTGTGCCACAAGAGGCAAGAACCGAAGCTGCCTTCGATGCCGAGCGCCTGAACCAGCTTGTCAAGTAG
- a CDS encoding TRAP transporter large permease subunit, which produces MAQFIAQNFVPLMFAGLLFFLLTGIPVAFGLAATGLMFGYIGIEVGLFGANMFQALPLRVFGIMQNDTLLAIPFFTFMGIILERSGMAEDLLETVGQVFGPVRGGLAIAVILVGALLAATTGVVAAAVISMGLISLPIMLRYGYNRTIATGTITASGTLAQAIPPSLVLIVLADQLGRSVGDMYAGALVPGLLLVGLYLAFVAAVAIVRPKWVPALPLEARIYRESSGASGHRSLLVLFAICGAAGWLWAQYHEAIINPMVGRDRPAPGDEVFIMSMTVASFLALGLALLDKLARLGMLSRLAQQVTFVLIPPLVLIFLVLGTIFLGVATPTEGGAMGAVGALIMAFARKRLDFKLMRQALDSTAKLATFVLFILIGSTVFSFTFNAADGHIWVEHLFEDLPGGAMGFLIVVNVLVFILGMFIDFFEIAFIVIPMLAPVAAKILPELLPGAPLDAVMVWFGVIVAMNLQTSFLTPPFGFALFYLRSVAAKVDYKDRVTGEMIPAVQTSQIYKGSIAFIILQLVMVVVIIAFPSLVADSLGKDAQNIDADAALEKLQSGRDALQQMSPTSTDPVSAAGSAPANDPMRDLLDAVKQDQQKK; this is translated from the coding sequence ATGGCTCAGTTCATTGCCCAGAACTTCGTCCCGCTGATGTTCGCGGGCCTGCTGTTCTTCCTGCTCACCGGCATCCCGGTGGCCTTTGGCCTGGCCGCAACCGGCCTGATGTTCGGCTACATCGGCATCGAGGTGGGCCTGTTCGGCGCGAACATGTTCCAGGCGCTGCCGCTGCGCGTGTTCGGCATCATGCAGAACGACACGCTGCTGGCGATCCCCTTCTTCACCTTCATGGGGATCATCCTCGAGCGCTCGGGCATGGCCGAGGATCTCCTTGAGACAGTCGGCCAGGTGTTCGGGCCCGTGCGCGGCGGCCTGGCCATCGCCGTCATCCTGGTGGGCGCGCTGTTGGCCGCCACCACCGGCGTCGTGGCCGCGGCGGTGATTTCGATGGGCCTGATTTCGCTGCCCATCATGCTGCGCTACGGCTACAACCGCACCATCGCCACCGGCACCATCACGGCCTCGGGCACGCTGGCGCAGGCGATCCCGCCGTCTCTGGTGCTGATCGTGCTGGCCGACCAGCTCGGCCGCTCCGTCGGCGACATGTATGCCGGCGCCCTGGTACCGGGCCTGCTGCTGGTGGGGCTTTACCTCGCCTTCGTGGCCGCGGTGGCCATCGTGCGGCCCAAGTGGGTGCCGGCGCTGCCGCTGGAGGCGCGCATCTACCGTGAAAGCAGCGGGGCCAGCGGTCACCGCTCCTTGCTGGTTCTGTTCGCGATCTGTGGCGCAGCGGGTTGGCTCTGGGCCCAGTACCACGAGGCCATCATCAACCCGATGGTCGGCCGCGACCGGCCGGCGCCGGGCGACGAAGTCTTCATCATGTCGATGACGGTGGCGTCTTTCCTGGCTCTGGGCCTGGCGCTGCTGGACAAACTGGCACGACTGGGCATGCTGTCACGCTTGGCGCAACAGGTCACCTTCGTGCTGATCCCGCCGCTGGTGCTGATCTTCCTCGTGCTGGGCACCATCTTCCTGGGTGTGGCCACGCCCACCGAGGGCGGCGCGATGGGCGCGGTGGGTGCGCTGATCATGGCGTTCGCGCGCAAGCGGCTGGACTTCAAGCTGATGCGCCAGGCGCTGGACAGCACCGCCAAGCTGGCCACCTTCGTGCTGTTCATCCTGATCGGCTCGACGGTGTTCAGCTTCACCTTCAACGCCGCCGACGGTCACATCTGGGTGGAGCACCTCTTCGAGGACCTGCCCGGTGGCGCGATGGGCTTCCTCATCGTCGTCAACGTGCTGGTGTTCATCCTCGGCATGTTCATCGACTTCTTCGAGATCGCGTTCATCGTGATCCCGATGCTGGCGCCGGTGGCCGCGAAGATCCTTCCCGAACTGCTGCCTGGCGCGCCGCTGGACGCCGTGATGGTGTGGTTCGGCGTCATCGTGGCGATGAACCTGCAGACCTCGTTCCTGACGCCGCCCTTCGGATTTGCACTGTTCTACCTGCGCAGCGTGGCGGCCAAGGTCGACTACAAAGACCGTGTCACCGGCGAGATGATCCCTGCCGTGCAGACCTCGCAGATCTACAAGGGCTCGATTGCCTTCATCATCCTTCAGCTCGTCATGGTGGTGGTGATCATCGCCTTCCCGTCGCTGGTGGCGGACAGCCTGGGCAAGGATGCGCAGAACATCGACGCCGATGCGGCGCTGGAGAAGCTGCAGAGCGGCCGCGACGCGCTGCAGCAGATGTCGCCCACCTCGACCGACCCCGTCAGTGCGGCCGGATCCGCGCCCGCCAACGACCCGATGCGCGATCTGCTCGACGCCGTCAAGCAAGACCAGCAGAAGAAGTAA
- the mog gene encoding molybdopterin adenylyltransferase gives MSSIFDSVRVGVVSISDRASAGVYEDKGLPALKAWLGRALKNPIVWVERLIPDEQDGISATLVDLVDGERCDLVLTTGGTGPALRDVTPEATLAVAHKVMPGFGEQMRQISLAFVPTAILSRQVAVIRGRALIVNLPGQPKAIAETLEGRPGATPPVPGIFAAVPYCIDLIGGPYLETHEAVCSAFRPKSALRPPRA, from the coding sequence GTGAGCAGCATCTTCGATTCCGTCCGCGTCGGCGTGGTCTCCATCAGTGACCGCGCCTCGGCCGGCGTCTACGAGGACAAGGGCCTGCCGGCCTTGAAGGCCTGGCTCGGCCGTGCGCTGAAGAACCCGATCGTGTGGGTCGAGCGGCTGATTCCCGACGAGCAGGACGGCATCTCGGCCACCCTGGTGGATCTGGTCGACGGCGAGCGCTGCGATCTTGTGCTCACCACCGGCGGCACGGGCCCTGCGCTGCGCGACGTCACGCCCGAGGCCACGCTGGCGGTGGCTCACAAGGTGATGCCAGGCTTTGGGGAGCAGATGCGGCAGATCTCGCTGGCCTTCGTGCCCACTGCGATCCTGTCGCGCCAGGTGGCGGTGATCCGCGGCCGTGCGCTGATCGTCAACCTGCCGGGCCAGCCCAAGGCCATCGCCGAGACGCTGGAAGGCCGGCCCGGTGCGACGCCCCCGGTGCCCGGAATCTTTGCAGCCGTGCCCTACTGCATCGACCTGATCGGCGGCCCTTACCTCGAAACCCACGAGGCCGTTTGCAGCGCCTTCCGGCCGAAGTCAGCGCTGCGGCCACCGCGCGCCTGA
- a CDS encoding TRAP transporter substrate-binding protein: MERRSFVRNAGLAGVLAAGVAPAVHAQANIRWRLASSFPKSLDTIFGAADIFAKQVGAMTGGRFQITVAAPGEIVPAFGVDDAVRNRTVEMCHTAPYYFVGKNEAFAFGTAVPFGLNARQINGWMMEGNGMKLMREFYASYNIVNFIGGNTGSQMGGFWRKEIKSLADLRGQKMRIGGFGGRVMERLGLVPQMIPGGEIYQALEKGTIDAAEWVGPYDDEKLGLNKVAPNYAYPGFWEGGAGLEFWINSAAFNELSAENKAVLEAAASHAATEMLARYDARNPAALKKLVAAGTKLFQFPRDVMDGAFKASQELYSEIGAKNPAFKKIHDDYMAFRRDSNLWFRFSEATFDDFMQKQRL; encoded by the coding sequence ATGGAACGTCGTTCCTTCGTCCGCAACGCGGGTCTGGCCGGTGTGCTGGCCGCGGGTGTTGCGCCGGCCGTGCACGCGCAGGCCAACATCCGTTGGCGCCTGGCCTCGAGTTTCCCGAAGTCACTGGACACGATCTTCGGAGCTGCCGACATCTTCGCCAAGCAGGTCGGCGCGATGACCGGTGGTCGCTTCCAGATCACCGTGGCAGCGCCCGGCGAAATCGTCCCGGCGTTCGGCGTCGACGACGCGGTGCGCAACCGCACCGTCGAGATGTGCCACACGGCGCCCTACTACTTCGTTGGCAAGAACGAAGCCTTCGCTTTCGGCACTGCCGTCCCGTTCGGCCTCAACGCCCGCCAGATCAACGGCTGGATGATGGAAGGCAACGGCATGAAGCTGATGCGTGAGTTCTACGCCAGCTACAACATCGTCAACTTCATCGGCGGCAACACCGGCTCGCAGATGGGCGGCTTCTGGCGCAAGGAAATCAAGAGCCTGGCCGACCTACGGGGCCAGAAGATGCGCATCGGTGGGTTCGGCGGCCGCGTGATGGAGCGTCTGGGCTTGGTGCCGCAGATGATCCCCGGCGGCGAGATTTACCAGGCTCTCGAGAAAGGCACGATCGACGCCGCCGAGTGGGTGGGCCCGTATGACGACGAGAAGCTCGGCTTGAACAAGGTGGCCCCCAACTACGCCTACCCCGGCTTCTGGGAAGGCGGCGCCGGCCTGGAGTTCTGGATCAACAGCGCGGCCTTCAACGAACTCTCTGCCGAGAACAAGGCGGTGCTCGAGGCCGCGGCCTCGCATGCGGCCACCGAGATGCTGGCCCGCTATGACGCGCGCAATCCCGCCGCGCTCAAGAAGCTGGTGGCCGCCGGCACCAAGCTGTTCCAGTTCCCGCGCGACGTGATGGACGGTGCCTTCAAGGCCTCGCAGGAGCTGTACAGCGAAATCGGTGCCAAGAACCCGGCCTTCAAGAAGATTCACGACGACTACATGGCCTTCCGCCGTGACTCGAACCTCTGGTTCCGCTTCTCCGAGGCCACGTTCGACGACTTCATGCAGAAGCAGCGTCTCTGA
- a CDS encoding RNA methyltransferase — MSAAVDSTRFVLVRPSHAGNVGAAARALKTMGFSELVLVAPRQPGLHRLDEAVALASGATDVLDAVREVPTLAEALHGVTHACATAMTPRDFGPPTVAPREHLAALVAQQLAGLRVGFVFGRERHGLANDDVWRCHVCLSIPANPAYGSLNLAQAVQLVAYEWRQALGGYAVVPARPALRRSAVADVAAVQATLAHWQGALVRIGFLDPAAPKKLLPRLNQLLNRAQPTADELHLLRGIARAVEAAADGLPRPADGRPKQG; from the coding sequence ATGAGCGCCGCCGTCGACTCCACCCGCTTCGTGCTCGTGCGCCCCAGCCATGCCGGCAACGTCGGCGCGGCGGCCCGTGCGCTCAAGACGATGGGCTTTTCCGAACTGGTGCTGGTGGCGCCACGCCAGCCCGGACTGCACAGGCTTGATGAGGCCGTGGCGTTGGCCAGTGGGGCCACCGACGTGCTCGACGCCGTGCGCGAGGTGCCCACGCTGGCCGAGGCGCTCCACGGAGTGACGCACGCCTGTGCCACGGCGATGACGCCGCGCGACTTCGGCCCCCCGACCGTGGCGCCGCGCGAGCACCTGGCGGCGCTGGTGGCGCAGCAGCTGGCAGGCCTGCGCGTGGGCTTCGTGTTCGGTCGCGAGCGCCACGGTCTGGCCAACGACGACGTCTGGCGTTGCCATGTCTGCCTGAGCATCCCGGCCAACCCGGCCTACGGCTCACTCAACCTGGCGCAGGCCGTGCAGCTGGTGGCCTACGAATGGCGCCAGGCCCTGGGCGGCTACGCCGTCGTGCCGGCCCGGCCGGCGTTGCGCCGCAGCGCGGTGGCTGACGTGGCCGCCGTGCAGGCCACGCTCGCGCACTGGCAGGGGGCGCTCGTGCGCATCGGCTTCCTGGATCCCGCGGCACCGAAGAAGCTGCTGCCGCGGCTGAACCAGCTGCTCAACCGCGCGCAGCCCACGGCTGACGAGCTGCACCTGCTGCGCGGCATCGCACGAGCCGTCGAAGCCGCCGCCGACGGCCTGCCACGGCCCGCTGACGGACGGCCGAAGCAGGGTTGA
- a CDS encoding DUF615 domain-containing protein, giving the protein MPRKAAPHRGLDVHYGDVDPDDTDGRPSKSALKRQSHDLQALGLEVAAWPEQRLAAAPMPEALREAILEYRRTKSHEGRRRQLQYVGKLMRGADEAALREAVAAAKLGSARETLALHEAERWRTELIADDGTVARWLQQHPGTDTQQLRSLVRAARRDAVAPEARQPRSHRELFQFIKAAMAGGDAAPTEPAGDFAP; this is encoded by the coding sequence ATGCCCCGCAAAGCCGCGCCGCACCGTGGCCTCGACGTCCACTACGGCGACGTCGACCCCGACGACACCGATGGTCGGCCGAGCAAGTCGGCCCTGAAGCGCCAATCGCACGATTTGCAGGCGCTGGGACTTGAAGTGGCCGCATGGCCTGAGCAGCGGCTGGCCGCCGCACCGATGCCCGAGGCCTTGCGCGAGGCCATCCTTGAGTACCGCCGAACCAAGAGCCATGAGGGCCGCAGGCGACAGCTGCAGTACGTGGGCAAGCTGATGCGCGGCGCCGACGAAGCAGCGCTCCGCGAGGCCGTCGCCGCCGCGAAGCTGGGTTCGGCGCGCGAGACGCTGGCGCTGCACGAGGCAGAGCGCTGGCGCACCGAGCTGATCGCCGACGACGGCACTGTCGCCCGCTGGCTGCAGCAGCATCCCGGCACCGACACGCAGCAGCTGCGCAGCCTGGTTCGCGCCGCGCGCCGCGACGCCGTGGCGCCCGAGGCGCGGCAGCCCCGGAGCCACCGCGAGCTGTTCCAGTTCATCAAGGCCGCGATGGCCGGGGGCGACGCCGCTCCGACTGAACCCGCCGGGGATTTCGCGCCGTGA
- the pmbA gene encoding metalloprotease PmbA, with amino-acid sequence MTSSPRDPSGFAFQPAQFQQMVEDTLQIARTLGASDAGAEVSEGVGLSVSVRKGELENVERNRDKSLGVSVYLGQRRGNASTSDFSPQAIRRTVQAAYDIARFTAEDPAAGLPESDDLADVDEAARDLDLFHPWVIDPATAAELARRCEAAAMAVDRRITNSEGAGVSAQQAHFWAGNTRGFRGGYASSRHYLSVSPIAGKGRDMQRDGWYSSMRDAAELASPEAVGRYAAERALARLKSRRVATGEVPVLFESTVAAGLLGAYVQATSGGALYRKASFLEGSLGKAVLATHIDIDEDPHLRKGKGSAPFDDEGVRTRARRVVEGGVTQGYFLSSYSARKLGMKTTGHAGGSQNLVMRSRRTRSADDLDAMLKKLHRGLFVTELMGQGVNYVTGDYSRGAAGFWVEGGRIVYPVHEVTIAGNLKTMFRDIAAIGADAYTQGSKTVGSVLVPRLKLAGA; translated from the coding sequence ATGACGTCCTCCCCGCGCGACCCTTCCGGATTCGCCTTCCAGCCGGCGCAGTTCCAGCAAATGGTCGAGGACACGCTGCAGATCGCACGCACGCTCGGCGCCAGCGACGCCGGTGCCGAAGTCAGCGAGGGCGTGGGCCTTTCGGTGAGTGTGCGCAAGGGTGAGCTCGAGAACGTCGAGCGCAACCGCGACAAGAGCCTGGGCGTGAGCGTCTATCTCGGCCAGCGGCGAGGCAACGCCAGCACGTCCGATTTCTCGCCGCAGGCCATCCGCCGCACGGTGCAGGCTGCCTACGACATCGCCCGGTTCACGGCCGAGGACCCCGCGGCCGGACTGCCCGAATCTGATGACCTGGCCGATGTTGACGAAGCCGCGCGAGACCTGGACTTGTTCCACCCCTGGGTCATCGACCCCGCCACTGCGGCCGAGCTGGCGCGCCGCTGCGAGGCTGCGGCCATGGCTGTCGACCGCCGCATCACCAACAGCGAAGGAGCCGGCGTCTCCGCCCAGCAGGCGCATTTCTGGGCCGGCAACACGCGTGGTTTTCGGGGCGGCTATGCGAGCTCGCGCCACTATCTTTCGGTGAGTCCGATCGCGGGCAAGGGCCGCGACATGCAGCGCGACGGCTGGTACAGCAGCATGCGCGACGCGGCCGAGCTCGCCAGCCCGGAAGCCGTGGGCCGCTATGCCGCCGAGCGAGCCCTCGCCCGGCTGAAGAGCCGGCGCGTGGCCACCGGCGAGGTGCCCGTGCTGTTCGAGAGCACGGTGGCTGCCGGGCTGCTGGGCGCCTACGTGCAGGCCACCTCGGGCGGCGCGCTCTACCGCAAGGCCAGCTTTCTGGAGGGCAGTCTGGGCAAGGCCGTGCTGGCGACCCACATCGACATCGATGAAGACCCGCACCTGCGCAAGGGCAAAGGCAGCGCACCCTTCGACGACGAGGGCGTGCGCACGCGCGCGCGGCGCGTCGTCGAAGGCGGTGTCACGCAGGGCTACTTCCTCAGCAGCTACTCGGCACGCAAGCTGGGGATGAAGACCACCGGCCACGCCGGGGGCTCGCAGAACCTCGTCATGCGCAGCCGCCGCACCCGCTCCGCGGACGACCTCGATGCCATGCTGAAGAAGCTCCATCGTGGCCTGTTCGTCACCGAGCTGATGGGGCAGGGCGTGAACTACGTGACCGGCGACTACTCAAGGGGCGCTGCCGGATTCTGGGTCGAGGGTGGCCGGATCGTTTACCCCGTGCACGAGGTCACCATCGCCGGCAACTTGAAGACCATGTTCCGCGACATTGCCGCGATCGGCGCCGATGCCTACACCCAGGGCAGCAAGACCGTCGGTTCGGTGCTGGTGCCCAGGCTCAAGCTCGCCGGGGCCTGA